From one Nilaparvata lugens isolate BPH chromosome 2, ASM1435652v1, whole genome shotgun sequence genomic stretch:
- the LOC111056020 gene encoding histidine-rich glycoprotein, whose protein sequence is MMKIITVCICVMLISAAMAAPPRQVKRSPVAKPHSSEEFYSWGEHRPHYGHYGHYDHHGPFGYHEHYHGHGHGYHDGFYPNYYGGHHGHSPGLGFGIGFHF, encoded by the exons ATGATGAAAATCATAACAGTTTGCATTTGCGTGATGCTCATCAGTGCTGCAATGGCGGCTCCTCCGCGGCAG GTGAAACGATCTCCTGTTGCCAAACCACATTCCAGTGAGGAGTTCTACAGTTGGGGTGAGCATCGTCCACACTATGGTCACTATGGTCACTATGATCATCATGGACCTTTTGGATATCACGAACACTACCACGGACACGGACACGGCTACCATGACGGATTCTATCCAAACTATTACGGCGGACACCATGGACACAGCCCTGGTTTGGGCTTCGGCATTGGATTCCATTTTTGA